One Vitis vinifera cultivar Pinot Noir 40024 chromosome 15, ASM3070453v1 genomic window, ctctatactTTCCCATGAAACTCTAACTTGtcaatacttcattttttttttaaggaaattgAACATATATAATCAAACTtgtagttgagttatttgatggtTAGTAGATTTGGTCTAGTGGGTGGGTTtacttttgatttaatttgattccaTTGAATGTGACGTTGATGACTTTATATTTTGAGTATTaacttttgtttgtttgtggcCAAGTGTAATTAAATTTCTCTACTCATGAGTTTTCaagtaaatatatttcttttttccgcTACTAGGCAAATAACAAATatgttaaaggaattaaatgtatttcattttaatgTGTTAAAGATACTTAGaatttaaataagttcatgCATGAAACATTAGACTTCCCGTTCTAGCATCCTTGTATGACAAAAATTTCTCTTATTACATGCTAAGGACATTTAAGTTGTCAAAGAATGCAAATGGTTCATTGATGAACTAGTTTGAAGTTGACAACTTCTAACTTAGTCTAGCATGTgaatgagactttttttttctacaaatgatgcttgaattgtccaattggacaatataaggaaaacataatatctttGAAGTTACGCTCTTAtgcttcattcattttttagaaatttcgaCATTCGTTCCTTTTGTTCTCTAggtgcatatttggacaaggCTGAATAATATGCCTTCtccattttgtgtacttggagaactataGGGAAATGCTGTcgaaatttttctaaaatgaaacGAAACATAATAGTAGTTGACATGTAGGGATTATGTTTTCCTatatgggataggaaccaccaCCTAAACTAGGAAGTTGGAGATGTTAGAATGCATAAGACATGTagttttaagttgattttagtttaacaAGATAGAATCATGAGAGTTaattatgtttcttggtttaatattttgatatataaatttattttaattttacagaAATATGCATAATAAATGATCTTCGATGATTCGCTATTGAATAAAGACTTGAAAAAGtgtaacatatatttatttctcatttgTATGGTAGTGCATAAACTAGATAGGATCATAATTCTATAAGAGAACCAcatttttttactttggttCAATATCTAAtgaaattaaatgtatttaataagaTGAAATATCATGAACTAATAGGAATTTTAAATGGATAATTTGTGGCATTACCTACAATGACATGAATTGAATATGACAATTTTTATGATTAACTATCTCACTTTGATATACTTGTAGACAACATGACTATATTACATGATGAATCCTTTTGATATATGACACAACATTAATGTTAAAATTCCTCATGATTAATTCATTGTGTATTTCAATCATAGAATGGATCGAAGTTGGATGTCTAAAGATAGAATGTCACGGGAGTATGAGGAAGGAGTTGAGTACTTCATTAATTTTGCATTAGAACATTGTCCGAATCAAAGTGGAATTCGTTGTCCTTGTATGCGATGTGGAAACTTAATACATCATATACCTAACAAGATTCGGGAACATATGTTTTTCAATGGTATTGACCAAAGTTATCATacatggtattggcatggagaaGCAGGTCCTACTAGTAGACAACCAACTGAAATGGCACAATGTTATGACACGATGGATTGTGGTGACGTTGCTAGTACAGTACAAATGGTTCATGTTATAGATGATGAGTTCATGACTGACCCAatgtcatttaaaaaattgcttGAAGATGCTGAAAAACCTTTGTATCCTGGTTGTATAAAGTTCACAAAGCTTTCTGCATTAGTTAAATTGTACAATGTGAAGGCACGGTATGGGTGGTCAGATAAAAGTTTTTCAGATTTACTCCAAATATTAGGGGATATGCTACCAGTCAACAATGAGATGCCCTTATCCATGTATGAGGCAAAGAAAACATTGAATGCATTAGGGATGGAATACAAAAAGATACATGCATGCCCAAATGATTGCATACTATACAGGAATGAGTTAAATGATGCATCTTTATATCCTACTTGTGGAACGTCAAGGTGGAAGGTAAACAAAGTTGGGGCAAGAAACACTAAGAGGATTCCTGCAAAAGTGTTGTGGTATTTCCCACCCATCCCTAGGTTTAAGAGGATGTTTCAATCTCCCAAAATAGCCAAAGACCTAAAATGGCATGCAAAAGGTAGAGAAAATGATGGTAAGCTTCGACACCCAGTGGATTCCCCAACATGGCAACTAGTGAACCAAATGTGGCCTGAATTTGCTTCAGATTGTAGGAACCTTAGACTTGCTATTTCAGCAGATGGTATCAATCCTCATAGCTCCATGACCAGTAGGTATAGTTGTTGGCCTGTTCTCACAATAACTTACAACCTTCCCCCTTGGTTATGTATGAAGAGGAAATTCATGATGTTATCTTTGCTAATATCAGGACCACGACAGCCTGGTAAGGATATTGATGTTTATTTGGCACCATTAGTCGATGATTTGAAAGCATTGTGGGAGGTAGGGGTGAAAGCCTATGATGCACATCAACGAGAGTTCTTCACATTAAAGGCTATTTTGTTATGGACGATTAATGATTTCCCTGCATATGGGAACTTGTCTGGTTGCACTGTTAAGGGATATCATGCTTGTCCAATATGTGGTGAAGAAACAAATTCACATTGGCTAAAACATGGGAATAAGAACTCATATACCGGCCATAGAAGGTTTCTTCCATGCAACCATCCAtttagaaagcaaaaaaaggcaTTTAATGGTGAACAAGAGTTTAGGTTACCTCCAAAAGAACTTACTGGAGAGGAAATATTTACAAAGGTTGATATGATTCATAACTCatggggaaagaaaaagaaggttaAACAATGTGAATCCTTTGCTAATCCTACAAGTTGCTGGAAAAAGaagtctatattttttaaacttgaataccggaaatatttttatatccgACACAACTTGGATGTCATGCATATAGAGAAGAATGCTTGCGAGAGCATCATCGGAACCGTGCTTAACATTCCAGGTAAAACAAGGGATGGAGTAAAGTCTCGACTTGATCTTCTCGAAATGGGCTTAAGGCCCGGCTTAGCACCAACCTTTGGGTTGAAGCGAACTTATCTTCCCCCTGCATGTTATACTCTAagtataaaggaaaaaaaatagtattgcaGACTTTGGCTGATTTAAAGGTTCCTGAAAGTTATTGTTCAAACTTTAGAAAACCTTGTGTCCATGGAAGAGCTAAAGCTTAATGGTCTTAAGTCCCATGATTATCATGCACTTATGCAACAACTACTACCAGTAGCAATAAGATCTGTGTTGCCTAAGCATGTCAGATATGCCATTACAAgattgtgttttttctttaatgcacTTTGTGCAAAAGTGGTGGATGTGTCAAGATTGAATGATTTACAACAGGACATAGTGGTGATTTTGTGCTTGCTAGAGAAGTATTTTCCACCTTCCATCTTTGACATCATGCTTCATTTAACAGTGCATTTGGTAAGAGAGGTTAGATTATGTGGACCAGTGTATATGAGatggatgtacccatttgaaaggTACATGAAAGTCCTAAAGGGTTATGTTCGAAATCATAATCGTCCAGAAGGGTGTATTGCTGAGTGCTATATCGCTGAGGAAGCCTTAGAGTTTTGTACAGAGTATTTATCGGGCATGGATGCAATTGGAATTCCTTCTAGTATGAAAGATGAATGGAAATGTGGGAAACCATTACTTGGTGGTCGTGCAATAACTATTCATGATTATAAATTGGTGGAGCAAGCACATCATTATGTTCTACAAAATACAACTATTGTACAACCGTTTATTGAGTAAGTgtcatatatatgaatatatgattttaaaactctAACTAATGTTTATACAAACCATGACTTGCCTATTTTTGCTTGATAGTGAACATATGAaatatttgaagacaaaatatcCTCGTCAATCAAAAAGAGTGAAGTGGCTAGAGGATGAACATGTGGGCACATTTAGTCATTGGCTTAGAAAAAAGGTATGAAACTATTCATACTCCCCTTAAAATTTAATgcttacaaaatttaaattacattaacTTACATATCATCAATGAACCTTATAGGTTTCAGATGACATAAGCAAGAAAGAACCTATTGAAAAGGAACTTAAGTGGCTTGCACAAGGACCAAGACAACAAGTTCTTACGTACCCTGGATATATCATTCATGGTTGTCGTTACCACATCAAGAACCGTGATGAGGCACGAGTCAACCAAAATAGTGGTGTTAGTATTGTGGCATCGACCATGCAAATTGCAAGTTCCAAAGATAAGAATCCTGTGCTTGGTGACATGTGTTTTTATGGGATTATCACAGAGATTTGGGACCTTGATTATAACATGTTTAACATTTGTGTTTTTaagtgtgattgggttgatAGCAAGAATGGTGTCAAAGTTGATGAGCTTGGTTTTACATTAGTTGATTTGAGCAAGATAGGACATAAATCAGATCCTTTCATTTTGGCAACGCAAGCCCAACAAGTTTTTTATGTAGAAGATCAAGTTGATCCAAGATGGTCTATTGTATTATCAAGGCCAAAAATGGAGTTGTTTGACATAGAAGGTGATGACAACATAGCCGACAATTGTATGGAGCATCACCCATTTGCGAATGGGATGCCTAATATTAAGTCTTTTGATGAAGTTGAAGATTATGATGAAATTTGTATGCGTACTGATTGTGAGGGGatttggattgaaaattaagcttaatacttttttttggtTGTGATTGTGATTACTAAGTGTATTATGTGATTTTTGAGTTATTGTTAATATACAATATGATGCTCAacaatgttatgtttttattttattcttgtcaaatgtatttttattattatatacttgctaAGCTATTCTAAATAAATGTAGTTagcatcatatttatatattttgaatagtTTGAACTTTCATTTGAGCTTAATTGATATGTAGTTAAATAAATGTTGCTTATATGTTGATATTGTATGTTTAATTTAAGATTAGACAAGATAAAGCCATTACTCACACTTATTTCA contains:
- the LOC109124051 gene encoding uncharacterized protein LOC109124051; its protein translation is MDCGDVASTVQMVHVIDDEFMTDPMSFKKLLEDAEKPLYPGCIKFTKLSALVKLYNVKARYGWSDKSFSDLLQILGDMLPVNNEMPLSMYEAKKTLNALGMEYKKIHACPNDCILYRNELNDASLYPTCGTSRWKVNKVGARNTKRIPAKVLWYFPPIPRFKRMFQSPKIAKDLKWHAKGRENDGKLRHPVDSPTWQLVNQMWPEFASDCRNLRLAISADGINPHSSMTSRYSCWPVLTITYNLPPWLCMKRKFMMLSLLISGPRQPGKDIDVYLAPLVDDLKALWEVGVKAYDAHQREFFTLKAILLWTINDFPAYGNLSGCTVKGYHACPICGEETNSHWLKHGNKNSYTGHRRFLPCNHPFRKQKKAFNGEQEFRLPPKELTGEEIFTKVDMIHNSWGKKKKVKQCESFANPTSCWKKKSIFFKLEYRKYFYIRHNLDVMHIEKNACESIIGTVLNIPGKTRDGVKSRLDLLEMGLRPGLAPTFGLKRTYLPPACYTLKNLVSMEELKLNGLKSHDYHALMQQLLPVAIRSVLPKHVRYAITRLCFFFNALCAKVVDVSRLNDLQQDIVVILCLLEKYFPPSIFDIMLHLTVHLVREVRLCGPVYMRWMYPFERYMKVLKGYVRNHNRPEGCIAECYIAEEALEFCTEYLSGMDAIGIPSSMKDEWKCGKPLLGGRAITIHDYKLVEQAHHYVLQNTTIVQPFIDEHMKYLKTKYPRQSKRVKWLEDEHVGTFSHWLRKKVSDDISKKEPIEKELKWLAQGPRQQVLTYPGYIIHGCRYHIKNRDEARVNQNSGVSIVASTMQIASSKDKNPVLGDMCFYGIITEIWDLDYNMFNICVFKCDWVDSKNGVKVDELGFTLVDLSKIGHKSDPFILATQAQQVFYVEDQVDPRWSIVLSRPKMELFDIEGDDNIADNCMEHHPFANGMPNIKSFDEVEDYDEICMRTDCEGIWIEN